The proteins below are encoded in one region of Methylobacillus flagellatus KT:
- a CDS encoding MliC family protein — MKHVSLMLLCCLPLGACHSGSGPQARLYQCESGGVAQVAYTQDKAVLQYQENTHTLTQAISASGARYRNDALEWWSKGDEATLFTDDHGNAGDILDRCRHVPHH, encoded by the coding sequence ATGAAGCATGTTTCGTTGATGCTGTTGTGCTGTTTGCCATTGGGAGCCTGCCATTCAGGGAGCGGACCTCAAGCTCGGCTTTATCAATGCGAAAGTGGTGGTGTGGCGCAGGTGGCGTATACGCAGGACAAGGCCGTGCTGCAATACCAGGAAAACACACACACGCTGACACAGGCGATCTCCGCGAGCGGGGCGCGTTATCGTAATGATGCACTCGAATGGTGGAGCAAGGGGGACGAAGCGACCTTGTTTACCGATGACCATGGGAATGCGGGAGACATCCTCGATCGCTGCAGGCATGTTCCGCACCACTGA
- a CDS encoding Lnb N-terminal periplasmic domain-containing protein, which translates to MALLYQFPFPALKALVVAGWLGVAGLSIFVGRRHGVLRGSLLYMVALAVLLGWWMNLKPSNTREWADDVAETTTAVRHGDVVTFSHVRNFDWRSETDYTSRWEQRQYDLGQLRSVDMLLSYWTVPAIAHTLVSFGFADGRQLVFSVEIRKERHEAFSEIGGFFKQFETSLIVADERDIVRVRTNIRGEDVYLYRINMPQDAMRELFLAYADEANQLAAKPRFYHTVTANCTTVVYEMVRKIIPGLPMDYRLLLSGYLPEYLYGIGGLDKRFPLEVLRQHGRITDRAKAADQDPDFSRLIRSNMPD; encoded by the coding sequence ATGGCCCTGTTGTACCAGTTTCCTTTCCCCGCATTGAAGGCGCTTGTGGTTGCGGGATGGTTAGGTGTTGCCGGGCTGAGCATATTCGTGGGGCGGCGGCATGGCGTCCTGCGCGGCAGCTTATTGTATATGGTGGCGCTGGCTGTGCTGCTGGGGTGGTGGATGAACCTCAAGCCCTCCAATACGCGCGAGTGGGCTGATGACGTCGCCGAGACCACGACCGCTGTCCGCCATGGCGACGTCGTCACGTTCAGCCATGTGCGCAATTTCGACTGGCGCAGCGAGACCGACTACACCTCGCGCTGGGAACAGCGCCAGTACGACCTTGGCCAGCTCCGCAGCGTGGATATGCTGCTTTCCTACTGGACCGTTCCGGCGATTGCCCATACCCTGGTGTCGTTCGGGTTCGCCGACGGCCGCCAGTTGGTGTTTTCGGTGGAAATCCGCAAGGAGCGCCATGAAGCCTTTTCCGAAATCGGTGGCTTCTTCAAGCAGTTCGAGACCAGCCTGATCGTGGCCGACGAGCGCGACATCGTGCGTGTGCGCACCAATATTCGCGGCGAGGATGTATATCTCTACCGCATCAACATGCCGCAGGACGCCATGCGCGAGCTCTTCCTGGCCTATGCCGACGAGGCGAACCAGCTGGCGGCCAAGCCGCGTTTTTACCATACGGTGACTGCCAACTGCACCACGGTGGTGTATGAAATGGTGCGCAAGATCATCCCGGGATTGCCCATGGACTACCGCTTGCTGCTGTCCGGCTACCTGCCTGAATACCTGTACGGTATCGGCGGCCTGGATAAGCGCTTTCCCCTGGAGGTGCTGCGTCAGCACGGAAGGATTACCGACAGGGCCAAGGCGGCAGACCAGGACCCCGATTTCTCCCGTTTGATCCGCAGCAACATGCCGGATTGA
- a CDS encoding sigma-54-dependent transcriptional regulator gives MTARQVLVVDDEIGIRELLRDILQDEGYQVRLAENAAEARTWRQQARPDLVLLDIWMPDCDGITLLKEWGNSGLLTMPVVMMSGHGTIDTAVEATRIGAFDFLEKPIALQKLLKTVNAALKHGEQLPRSDMNLLNLGKSPVISELRQRLEQVANLRSALLLIGAKGSGLELCARFLHQPGTPWLELSETERLASAPLELLEHASDGLIFIPEVAELNKTEQKGLLLMLSKAEKYDVRVICGTARALPQLVQEGTFDSNLLQALSITTVSVPALEDHREDIPDLARSMVTLMVETGEAAYREFDIAALNALRNADWPGNLAQLDSVIRNLVQTSLGEKITLADVNRVIGQFAQMHLDNAGHTAATSLAIDLDQPLREARDDFERLYFEHHIAKAGNNMSKVAENVHLERTHLYRKLKQLGVKTK, from the coding sequence ATGACGGCAAGGCAAGTACTGGTCGTGGATGACGAAATCGGCATCCGCGAATTGTTAAGGGATATTTTGCAGGATGAAGGCTACCAGGTGCGGCTGGCCGAGAATGCAGCGGAAGCCCGTACCTGGCGCCAGCAGGCCCGGCCTGACCTGGTCCTGCTCGATATCTGGATGCCGGACTGTGACGGCATTACCCTGCTCAAGGAATGGGGCAACAGCGGCCTGCTGACCATGCCCGTCGTCATGATGTCCGGGCACGGCACCATCGACACGGCGGTTGAGGCCACCCGCATCGGCGCATTCGACTTCCTGGAAAAACCCATCGCACTGCAAAAGCTGCTCAAGACCGTCAATGCAGCGCTCAAGCATGGCGAACAGTTGCCGCGCTCCGACATGAATCTGCTCAATCTGGGCAAGAGTCCCGTCATCTCGGAACTGCGCCAGCGCCTGGAACAAGTTGCCAACCTCAGATCCGCCCTACTATTGATCGGGGCCAAGGGCAGCGGCCTGGAACTCTGCGCCCGCTTTTTGCACCAGCCAGGCACGCCCTGGCTGGAACTTAGCGAAACCGAGCGCCTGGCTTCAGCCCCGCTGGAATTGCTGGAACATGCCAGCGATGGCCTGATTTTCATTCCGGAAGTTGCCGAACTGAACAAGACTGAGCAAAAGGGGCTGCTGCTCATGCTGTCCAAGGCGGAAAAATATGACGTGCGCGTGATATGCGGCACTGCGCGCGCCCTGCCACAACTGGTGCAGGAGGGCACGTTCGACAGCAACCTGCTGCAGGCGCTCTCCATTACGACTGTCAGCGTGCCGGCCCTCGAGGATCATCGCGAGGACATTCCCGACCTGGCCCGGTCCATGGTCACCCTCATGGTGGAAACTGGCGAAGCCGCCTACCGCGAGTTCGATATTGCAGCGCTCAATGCGTTGCGTAACGCTGACTGGCCGGGCAACCTCGCCCAGCTGGACAGCGTGATCCGCAACCTTGTGCAAACCTCGCTAGGAGAAAAAATCACCTTGGCAGACGTCAACCGGGTGATTGGACAGTTTGCACAGATGCATCTGGACAATGCCGGTCATACCGCTGCCACCTCCTTGGCCATCGACCTTGACCAGCCACTCAGGGAAGCGCGCGATGACTTCGAGCGCTTGTACTTCGAGCATCACATCGCCAAGGCAGGGAACAACATGAGCAAGGTGGCAGAAAATGTGCATCTCGAACGCACCCACCTCTACCGCAAACTCAAGCAGCTCGGGGTCAAGACCAAATAG
- a CDS encoding nitroreductase family protein, translated as MRSTDEQTLEAILARRSAWPLSEPAPAPAELESILQAAAVAPDHAGLRPWHFKVVQGDDRQALLHRVLQHPDAQNEQVQVLQGKYTMKLTTAPVVIVLAARITVHPKVPEFEQLLAAGAAVMNMLNAAHLLGYSGFWSSTPEPLAALLHNVMGFGSQERIIGLLNVGMPASAARTAVARPSWQEYAQLWHA; from the coding sequence ATGCGTTCTACAGATGAGCAAACTTTAGAAGCTATCCTGGCCCGGCGTTCTGCCTGGCCGTTGAGCGAACCGGCGCCTGCGCCGGCAGAGCTGGAGAGCATACTGCAGGCTGCCGCCGTTGCACCGGATCATGCTGGCTTGCGGCCCTGGCATTTCAAGGTAGTGCAAGGCGACGACCGGCAGGCGCTGCTGCACAGGGTATTGCAGCACCCGGACGCCCAGAACGAACAGGTACAGGTATTGCAAGGAAAGTACACTATGAAGTTGACCACGGCCCCTGTCGTAATCGTGCTGGCTGCGCGCATCACGGTTCATCCCAAGGTGCCGGAGTTTGAGCAGTTGTTGGCGGCCGGGGCTGCCGTCATGAATATGCTCAACGCCGCCCACCTCCTGGGATATAGCGGCTTCTGGAGCAGCACGCCGGAGCCGTTGGCTGCCTTGTTGCACAACGTCATGGGGTTCGGCTCACAGGAACGTATCATTGGCTTGTTGAATGTAGGAATGCCTGCCAGTGCAGCCAGGACCGCCGTGGCCCGCCCATCCTGGCAGGAATATGCCCAGTTATGGCATGCCTGA
- a CDS encoding MgtC/SapB family protein, translated as MHDYFLITIHLVSAIVAGGIIGLERSFHGRPAGFRTHTLVCLASSLLMLLTLYQWQLLPGVPRDTINADPSRMAQGIMTGIGFLGAGVIFKEGFTVRGLTTAASIWITAAIGIMFGIGFYFPAVLATLMTLGTLSLFRWIEVRLPSHYYAHYQVSFDRQSPMPESELRQFIMDKGFTIANMSYAISHEGRLLEYSMILRTSDQDNISVLAHASQSMEIVRIFRIAPTRD; from the coding sequence ATGCATGATTATTTCCTGATCACCATCCATCTTGTCAGCGCCATCGTGGCCGGCGGCATCATTGGCCTGGAGCGCAGCTTCCATGGCCGTCCTGCCGGTTTCCGCACACATACGTTGGTTTGCCTGGCTTCGAGTCTGCTCATGTTGTTGACGCTGTATCAGTGGCAGCTGTTGCCCGGAGTACCTAGGGATACCATCAATGCTGATCCTTCCCGCATGGCGCAAGGCATCATGACTGGCATCGGCTTTCTCGGCGCCGGCGTGATCTTCAAGGAAGGGTTTACAGTGCGCGGCCTGACGACGGCTGCTTCTATCTGGATCACCGCTGCGATCGGCATCATGTTCGGCATCGGTTTTTATTTCCCCGCAGTACTGGCCACCCTGATGACGCTGGGCACGCTTTCCCTGTTCCGCTGGATAGAGGTACGCCTGCCTTCCCATTATTATGCGCATTACCAGGTATCGTTTGATCGGCAAAGCCCGATGCCCGAAAGCGAGCTGCGCCAGTTCATCATGGACAAGGGGTTCACCATCGCCAATATGAGCTATGCCATTTCGCATGAAGGACGGCTGCTGGAGTACAGCATGATTCTCAGAACCTCCGACCAAGACAATATTTCCGTGTTGGCACATGCCTCGCAAAGCATGGAGATCGTCCGTATCTTTCGCATTGCGCCGACAAGGGATTAA
- a CDS encoding anti-phage deoxyguanosine triphosphatase, with protein sequence MQNNQDKTMQDWVDRRRYAAGYSGQPFNSDEVDGEYQRDRARIIHSASFRRLQSKTQIFSIGDSDFYRTRLTHSLEVAQIGSGICEQLRQQYRAHAEYSTWIPSLSLIEAICLGHDLGHPPFGHGGEVALNAFMHAHGGFEGNGQTLRIIARLGEYSPEHGLDLTRRTMLGLLKYPVLHSEAANYSTAAQGVSSNIEYAKPPKCIHDDEADILDWILAPLPEPDRARFRETRPVEGKHAKALHKGFDTSIMELADDIAYGVHDLEDALALELVTERQWKALVMMQVQALPGCPLHEQADFYNSKLFSGSDRDRKHAISKLVNYFIGNIHISEQGDFVSPLLRLQAEMQPEARALLDILKKFVFDEVIRRPQIQALEFKGQQMIMRLFSTLLENPERLLPAAHLVQWRDSPQSMRVICDYIASMTDVYAARLYNRLFSPDIGSVFDRL encoded by the coding sequence ATGCAGAATAACCAAGACAAGACCATGCAGGACTGGGTGGACCGGCGGCGTTATGCCGCGGGCTATAGCGGGCAGCCTTTCAACTCGGATGAGGTGGATGGGGAATACCAGCGTGACCGCGCGCGCATCATCCATTCCGCCTCATTCCGCCGGCTGCAGTCCAAGACGCAGATTTTCAGCATCGGCGACAGCGACTTCTACCGCACCAGGCTCACGCACTCGCTCGAGGTCGCGCAGATCGGCTCGGGCATCTGCGAGCAGTTGCGCCAGCAATACAGAGCCCATGCAGAATACAGTACCTGGATTCCTTCCCTGAGCCTGATCGAGGCCATTTGCCTGGGTCATGACCTCGGGCACCCGCCGTTCGGGCATGGCGGCGAAGTGGCCCTGAATGCCTTCATGCATGCGCATGGCGGCTTCGAGGGCAACGGGCAGACGCTGCGCATCATCGCCCGCCTGGGCGAGTACTCGCCCGAGCACGGGCTGGACCTGACACGCCGCACCATGCTGGGCCTGCTGAAATACCCGGTGTTGCACAGCGAAGCGGCGAATTACAGCACGGCGGCGCAGGGTGTTTCTTCCAACATTGAATACGCCAAGCCGCCCAAGTGTATCCATGATGACGAGGCGGATATCCTGGATTGGATACTTGCGCCGCTACCCGAGCCAGACCGTGCCCGCTTCCGCGAAACCCGGCCGGTAGAGGGCAAGCATGCCAAGGCGTTGCACAAGGGATTCGATACGTCGATCATGGAGCTTGCGGACGATATCGCCTATGGCGTGCACGACCTGGAGGACGCGCTGGCGCTAGAGCTGGTCACCGAAAGGCAATGGAAGGCGCTGGTGATGATGCAGGTTCAAGCCTTGCCCGGCTGTCCTTTGCATGAACAGGCTGATTTCTACAACAGCAAGCTGTTCTCCGGCAGCGATCGTGACCGCAAGCATGCGATCAGCAAGCTAGTGAATTATTTCATCGGCAATATCCATATCAGCGAGCAGGGGGACTTCGTTTCCCCGTTGTTGCGCTTGCAGGCGGAAATGCAGCCGGAGGCTCGTGCATTGCTCGATATCCTCAAGAAGTTCGTTTTCGATGAAGTCATCCGCCGGCCGCAAATCCAGGCCCTGGAGTTCAAGGGACAGCAGATGATCATGCGCTTGTTTTCCACATTGCTGGAAAACCCAGAGCGCCTGCTGCCAGCCGCCCATCTGGTGCAGTGGCGCGATAGCCCGCAATCCATGCGGGTGATCTGCGACTATATCGCCAGCATGACCGATGTCTACGCCGCCCGCTTGTACAACCGTCTGTTCAGCCCGGATATAGGCTCGGTGTTTGATCGGTTGTAA
- a CDS encoding YoaK family protein — MLPTSALPADNSLPVAALLTLSGGFLDAFTFVGHGQVFANAMTGNIVLMGIATAAQDWEQALRHVPPLLAFIAGVFLANCLRLPRVREMVVSPALVCLALEIVMLGVGSQLPADFPDAWLVPGIALVAAMQNSSFTHVGSSPYNSVMTTGNLRRSIESLFRGLTHKMTRTDLHEARVFGLVCLCFLLGAVLGGLCTMSMDNQALLVPVLILAVVFAICLYDARARGQ, encoded by the coding sequence ATGTTGCCCACTTCCGCGCTGCCTGCTGACAATTCACTCCCTGTCGCCGCCCTGCTCACATTGTCGGGCGGTTTTCTGGATGCCTTCACTTTTGTCGGGCATGGCCAGGTATTTGCCAATGCCATGACCGGCAATATCGTCCTGATGGGAATTGCGACCGCTGCCCAGGACTGGGAACAGGCGTTGCGACATGTGCCGCCTTTGCTAGCATTCATCGCCGGGGTATTTCTGGCCAACTGCTTGCGACTGCCCAGGGTGCGGGAGATGGTTGTCAGTCCGGCCTTGGTATGCCTGGCCCTCGAAATCGTGATGTTGGGCGTAGGCAGCCAGCTACCTGCAGATTTTCCGGATGCCTGGCTGGTGCCGGGGATTGCGTTGGTAGCAGCCATGCAGAATTCCAGTTTCACCCATGTGGGCAGTTCACCTTACAACTCGGTCATGACAACGGGCAACCTGCGACGCAGCATAGAAAGCCTGTTTAGAGGCCTCACACACAAAATGACACGGACCGACTTGCATGAGGCGCGCGTTTTTGGCCTGGTGTGCCTGTGTTTCCTGCTTGGCGCCGTGCTGGGCGGCCTGTGCACGATGAGTATGGACAACCAGGCCCTGCTGGTTCCTGTGCTGATCCTGGCCGTGGTGTTTGCTATCTGTCTCTACGATGCAAGGGCGCGGGGCCAGTAG
- the xth gene encoding exodeoxyribonuclease III produces MKLATWNVNSLNVRLPQVLDWIAVEKPDVLCLQETKQEDSKFPFDALKEAGYNAVHSGQKTYNGVAILSPHEIEDVTYGIPGLNDEQKRLVAATINDIRIVCAYIPNGQSLDSDKYQYKLGWLEALTAYLKTELAAHPKLALLGDYNIAPEDRDVHDPVAWAGQVLVSEPERAAFRAIMALGLHDGFRLFDQEPDSFSWWDYRMAGFRRNLGLRIDHILVSEALKSECMRCWIDKGPRKLERPSDHTPVVLQLAC; encoded by the coding sequence ATGAAACTCGCCACCTGGAACGTCAATTCCCTCAATGTCCGCTTGCCGCAGGTACTTGACTGGATCGCTGTTGAAAAGCCGGATGTGCTCTGCCTGCAGGAAACCAAGCAGGAGGACAGCAAGTTTCCCTTTGATGCATTGAAGGAAGCTGGGTATAACGCCGTCCATAGCGGTCAGAAAACCTATAATGGCGTGGCAATTCTCAGTCCGCATGAAATCGAGGATGTCACCTACGGCATTCCCGGATTGAACGATGAACAGAAGCGACTGGTGGCAGCCACCATCAATGACATCAGGATAGTGTGTGCATACATTCCGAACGGGCAGAGCCTGGACTCCGATAAATACCAGTATAAGCTGGGATGGTTGGAAGCCCTCACGGCTTATCTCAAGACCGAGCTCGCTGCCCATCCGAAACTGGCTTTGCTGGGAGATTACAACATTGCCCCGGAGGACCGTGATGTGCATGACCCGGTGGCATGGGCGGGGCAGGTGCTGGTGAGCGAGCCAGAGCGCGCGGCATTCCGTGCCATCATGGCATTGGGCCTGCATGACGGCTTCCGCCTGTTTGATCAGGAGCCGGACAGCTTCAGCTGGTGGGACTACCGCATGGCTGGTTTCCGCCGCAACCTGGGCTTGCGCATTGACCACATCCTGGTCAGCGAGGCATTGAAGAGCGAGTGCATGCGTTGCTGGATAGACAAAGGGCCGCGAAAGCTGGAACGGCCATCCGACCATACGCCGGTGGTGTTGCAGCTTGCATGCTGA
- the aqpZ gene encoding aquaporin Z: protein MNRYGAEFLGTFWLVLGGCGSAVLAAAFPEVGIGLHGVSLAFGLTVLTMAFAIGHISGCHLNPAVSIGLWAGGRFAGSQLLPYIVAQVLGAIAAGGVLYLIASGQAGFDVTAGFASNGYGEHSPGGYTMTAALVAEVVLTAFFLFIIMGATDQRAPAGFAPIAIGLTLTLIHLISIPVTNTSVNPARSTGVAVYAGGWAVDQLWLFWIAPIVGGVIGAWVYRAVAGSKA, encoded by the coding sequence ATGAATCGATATGGTGCGGAATTTTTGGGAACATTCTGGCTGGTGCTGGGTGGGTGTGGCAGTGCAGTATTGGCTGCAGCATTTCCGGAGGTGGGCATCGGCCTGCATGGCGTATCGCTGGCATTCGGCTTGACGGTGCTTACGATGGCATTTGCCATTGGTCATATTTCCGGCTGCCATTTGAATCCCGCAGTATCGATTGGTTTGTGGGCGGGCGGTCGCTTCGCAGGCAGCCAGCTGCTACCCTACATTGTTGCGCAGGTGTTGGGTGCAATAGCGGCTGGCGGCGTGCTTTATCTCATTGCGAGCGGCCAGGCCGGATTCGATGTCACTGCAGGATTTGCTTCCAATGGCTACGGGGAGCATTCGCCAGGCGGATATACCATGACGGCCGCATTGGTCGCGGAAGTGGTGCTCACCGCCTTCTTCCTGTTCATCATCATGGGCGCGACTGACCAGCGCGCACCAGCAGGTTTCGCACCGATTGCGATCGGCCTGACCTTGACCCTGATCCACTTGATTAGTATCCCTGTCACCAACACCTCCGTGAATCCGGCGCGCAGTACCGGCGTGGCCGTATATGCAGGTGGCTGGGCCGTAGACCAGCTCTGGCTGTTCTGGATCGCGCCTATCGTGGGTGGTGTGATCGGTGCCTGGGTGTATCGCGCTGTGGCGGGCAGTAAAGCCTGA